In Parasegetibacter sp. NRK P23, a single genomic region encodes these proteins:
- a CDS encoding NAD(P)H-dependent oxidoreductase, which translates to MNAPQKILVLLAHPVLERSRIHSRLINHVQHLEGLTVHDLYEKYPDFNVDVKAEQKLLLDHDIIIWQHPFYWYSAPPLLKQWLDLVLTHGWAYGKGGDMLKGKAVMNAISCGGSENAYREEGRNRFTVRELLAPFDQTAYLCGMKYLPPFVIHDTYKLQQADMDMYAIQYEQVLTALLWNRAQEAEYAALKTLNELCPIPKNLQQ; encoded by the coding sequence ATGAACGCCCCCCAAAAGATACTGGTACTGCTGGCGCATCCCGTGCTGGAAAGATCGCGCATCCACAGTCGGCTCATCAATCATGTGCAACACCTGGAAGGCCTTACCGTCCATGATCTCTATGAGAAATATCCCGATTTTAATGTAGATGTGAAGGCCGAACAGAAACTGCTGCTGGACCACGATATCATTATTTGGCAACATCCGTTCTACTGGTACAGTGCGCCGCCATTGCTGAAGCAATGGCTGGACCTGGTGCTTACACATGGCTGGGCTTATGGAAAAGGGGGTGATATGCTGAAAGGGAAAGCGGTGATGAATGCTATTTCCTGCGGCGGTTCCGAAAACGCTTACCGCGAAGAAGGCAGGAACAGGTTCACGGTACGCGAACTGCTTGCTCCTTTCGATCAAACCGCCTACCTGTGCGGTATGAAGTACCTTCCACCTTTTGTTATCCACGATACCTACAAATTACAGCAGGCGGATATGGATATGTACGCCATACAATATGAACAGGTACTTACGGCCCTGCTGTGGAACCGTGCGCAGGAAGCGGAATATGCCGCGCTGAAAACGTTGAATGAACTTTGTCCCATCCCTAAAAACCTACAGCAATAA
- a CDS encoding N-acetylmuramoyl-L-alanine amidase, which translates to MRFLLPFFFVLLACSNPYRSTNKAYKKQAKQFAKTLRAQPPNWQSDSILQPQYWAGTVNFNLRKPNYIVIHHTAQNSCAQTLRTFQLTRTQVSAHYVVCKDGTVHHMLNDYLRAWHAGSGSWGGNTDVNSGSIGIELDNNGFEPFPDTQLNSLMALLKRLKSSYNIPDQNFIAHADLAPRRKNDPNIHFPWKLFAENGLGRWYTDTTGVVVPETFSHWQALRLIGYSIADSTAAMLAFKRHYMQDSSAVTDEATRKILYVMSR; encoded by the coding sequence GTGAGATTCCTTCTGCCATTTTTCTTCGTTCTCCTTGCTTGCAGCAATCCCTACCGTTCCACCAACAAAGCATACAAAAAACAAGCGAAGCAATTCGCGAAAACACTACGTGCGCAGCCACCGAACTGGCAAAGTGATTCCATCCTGCAACCGCAATACTGGGCGGGAACCGTGAACTTCAACCTGCGTAAGCCCAACTACATTGTCATACACCATACCGCTCAAAACAGTTGCGCGCAAACACTGCGCACTTTCCAGCTCACAAGAACCCAGGTGAGCGCACATTATGTGGTTTGTAAAGATGGTACGGTGCACCACATGCTGAACGATTACCTCCGGGCATGGCACGCCGGCTCCGGAAGCTGGGGCGGCAATACCGATGTGAACTCCGGCTCCATTGGTATAGAACTGGACAACAACGGGTTTGAACCCTTCCCCGATACACAGTTGAATAGCCTGATGGCCTTACTGAAACGACTCAAATCATCCTACAATATTCCCGATCAGAACTTCATCGCCCATGCCGATCTCGCACCCCGGCGCAAGAACGATCCCAACATTCATTTCCCCTGGAAACTGTTCGCGGAAAACGGTTTAGGCAGGTGGTATACGGATACCACCGGTGTAGTGGTGCCCGAAACATTTTCCCACTGGCAGGCACTCCGGCTCATAGGGTACAGCATTGCCGATTCCACCGCTGCCATGCTCGCGTTCAAAAGACATTATATGCAGGATTCCTCCGCTGTTACGGATGAAGCCACCCGCAAGATTTTGTATGTGATGAGCAGGTAA
- a CDS encoding RluA family pseudouridine synthase, with translation MNLQQLIIRENDQFIALNKPAGMLSIPDRMQTAVSLKDLLLKKYGQIFTVHRLDRDTSGVIVFAKNEASHKHLSAQFEERNTVKIYNGLVHGNPIHDEQLIDSPIAEHPAANGTMVVYKKGKPSQTLYKTLERFGAFSWMSFRIFTGRTHQIRVHMKHAGHPIVCDELYGNGQPFLLSSIKKKFKLSQNELEERPIVARLALHASRLEFTDMNGDVVVLEAEPPKDLRAALQQLRKWGK, from the coding sequence ATGAACCTTCAGCAGTTGATCATCCGCGAGAACGACCAGTTCATCGCCCTCAATAAACCCGCAGGCATGCTCTCCATCCCCGACAGGATGCAAACGGCCGTTTCCCTCAAAGACCTGCTCCTCAAAAAATACGGGCAGATATTCACCGTGCACCGCCTCGACCGCGATACCAGCGGCGTGATTGTTTTCGCGAAAAATGAAGCCAGCCACAAACACCTTTCGGCTCAATTCGAAGAAAGAAACACGGTAAAAATCTACAACGGTCTCGTGCATGGCAATCCCATTCATGATGAACAGCTGATAGACTCACCCATCGCCGAACACCCCGCCGCCAACGGCACCATGGTGGTGTATAAAAAAGGAAAGCCTTCCCAGACCCTGTACAAAACACTGGAGCGTTTCGGGGCTTTTTCCTGGATGTCGTTCCGTATTTTCACGGGGCGTACCCACCAGATCCGGGTGCACATGAAGCACGCCGGTCACCCCATAGTTTGTGATGAATTGTATGGAAACGGCCAGCCTTTCCTGCTTTCTTCCATCAAAAAGAAATTCAAACTCTCCCAGAACGAACTGGAAGAACGGCCCATCGTTGCACGACTCGCATTGCACGCTTCGCGACTAGAATTCACCGATATGAACGGAGATGTTGTAGTGCTGGAGGCTGAACCGCCGAAGGATTTGCGGGCGGCTTTGCAGCAGTTGCGGAAGTGGGGGAAGTGA
- a CDS encoding pseudouridine synthase, with protein MDFNKFTSKKGSVIKEEIRREKKADRKERETAINKKRQEQKLIKRAQKADDPRARKKGAETPVQKEVPGKGKKLVKAGEKTAASSRFKKEEKSVARESTAPYKKAPGKEKTPVRSVEKTEAPVRTSREDKLETGSGGKMPLNKYIAHGGICSRRDAAILVKEGKVTVNGTPATEPGMKINDGDVVKVNGKKVTPSRNFVYILLNKPKDYLTTLDDPQGRKTVIDLVKSATDERVYPIGRLDRNTSGVLLLTNDGDLAQTLAHPKFEVKKIYHVGLDKPLTKADFDKIMEGLQLEDGLALVDSLAYADSKDKTQIGIEIHSGKNRIVRRIFEHLKYDVRTLDRVMYAGLTKKNVQRGKWRLLTEKEVRILKFFNAAKMKKDPTRNEAPVKGKKHHGK; from the coding sequence ATGGACTTTAATAAATTCACCTCGAAGAAGGGAAGTGTGATCAAGGAAGAGATCAGGCGCGAAAAGAAAGCGGACCGCAAGGAGCGGGAAACCGCCATCAATAAAAAGCGGCAGGAACAGAAACTGATCAAACGCGCGCAGAAGGCGGATGATCCGCGTGCCCGTAAAAAAGGCGCGGAAACTCCCGTGCAAAAAGAGGTGCCCGGTAAGGGGAAAAAACTGGTGAAAGCCGGTGAAAAAACCGCCGCTTCATCCAGGTTTAAAAAAGAAGAAAAATCGGTCGCACGCGAAAGCACAGCGCCTTATAAAAAAGCACCCGGTAAAGAAAAAACACCGGTGCGGTCCGTGGAAAAAACGGAAGCTCCGGTAAGAACTTCCAGGGAAGATAAATTGGAAACAGGGTCCGGAGGAAAAATGCCCCTGAACAAATACATCGCGCACGGGGGCATCTGCTCACGCCGTGATGCGGCCATCCTGGTGAAAGAAGGAAAAGTAACGGTGAATGGCACGCCCGCCACCGAACCCGGCATGAAAATCAACGATGGCGATGTGGTAAAAGTGAACGGCAAAAAGGTTACGCCCAGCCGCAACTTTGTATATATTCTTCTAAACAAACCCAAAGATTACCTTACCACACTGGATGATCCTCAAGGTAGAAAAACAGTGATTGACCTGGTGAAAAGCGCCACCGATGAACGTGTTTACCCCATCGGCAGGCTCGACAGGAACACTTCCGGCGTATTGCTGCTCACCAACGACGGAGACCTGGCCCAAACACTGGCCCATCCTAAATTCGAAGTGAAAAAAATCTACCATGTAGGTTTGGATAAACCGCTCACAAAAGCTGATTTCGATAAAATCATGGAGGGCCTTCAACTGGAAGACGGTCTGGCGCTGGTAGACTCCCTCGCTTATGCCGATTCAAAGGATAAAACCCAGATCGGTATTGAGATACACAGTGGGAAGAACCGCATCGTACGCCGTATTTTCGAGCACCTAAAATACGATGTGCGCACCCTCGACCGCGTTATGTATGCCGGTTTAACCAAGAAGAACGTACAACGCGGCAAATGGCGGCTGCTTACCGAAAAGGAAGTACGCATCCTGAAATTCTTCAATGCCGCTAAAATGAAAAAGGACCCCACCCGCAACGAAGCGCCCGTCAAAGGCAAAAAGCACCACGGAAAATGA
- the rlmN gene encoding 23S rRNA (adenine(2503)-C(2))-methyltransferase RlmN: MNEKRNIRHLSKEEIGAWLAQEGEPRFRAGQVYEWLWLKQARSFDDMSNVSKALRAKLSEAFSLPALTVDATQFSEDGTIKSRFKTYDGHLVEGVLIPTENRQTACVSSQIGCSLTCKFCATGYMPRKRNLNYDEIYDEVVLINRQAEEANGKKLSNIVFMGMGEPLLNYKNVLKSIEMISSPEGLGMSARRITVSTAGVAKMIKQLGDDEVRFKLALSLHAANDKKRNEIMPINETNNIEALVEALNYFYQKTGNEITFEYILFKDFNDSLKDAEELTKIYRRVPADLVNIIEYNPIDMARFRKPDEEVTEQFMNYLEKNRVNVRLRRSRGKDIDAACGQLANK; encoded by the coding sequence ATGAATGAAAAAAGGAATATCCGGCACCTCAGCAAAGAGGAGATCGGGGCCTGGCTCGCCCAGGAAGGTGAACCCCGCTTCCGTGCCGGACAAGTGTATGAATGGCTGTGGCTGAAACAGGCCCGTAGTTTTGATGATATGTCGAATGTGAGCAAGGCGCTCCGTGCCAAACTCTCAGAAGCGTTCTCCCTTCCGGCCCTCACCGTGGATGCTACCCAGTTTTCTGAAGACGGCACCATCAAAAGCAGGTTCAAAACTTATGATGGACACCTCGTGGAAGGCGTGCTGATCCCTACTGAAAACAGGCAGACCGCCTGCGTTTCCTCCCAAATCGGGTGCAGTCTTACCTGTAAGTTCTGCGCCACCGGCTATATGCCCCGGAAAAGGAACCTGAACTACGACGAGATTTACGATGAAGTGGTGCTCATCAACCGCCAGGCGGAAGAAGCCAACGGTAAAAAACTGAGCAATATCGTTTTTATGGGCATGGGCGAACCCCTCCTGAACTATAAGAACGTGTTGAAGTCGATAGAAATGATCTCTTCTCCCGAAGGACTCGGTATGAGCGCACGACGCATCACCGTTTCCACCGCCGGGGTGGCCAAAATGATCAAACAACTAGGCGACGATGAGGTTCGTTTCAAGTTGGCGCTCTCTCTGCACGCCGCCAACGATAAAAAAAGGAACGAGATCATGCCCATCAACGAAACGAATAACATCGAAGCGCTGGTGGAGGCCCTGAACTATTTCTACCAGAAAACCGGCAACGAGATCACTTTTGAATACATTCTGTTCAAAGATTTCAACGATAGCCTGAAGGATGCGGAAGAACTCACCAAAATTTACAGGCGAGTGCCCGCCGACCTGGTGAACATCATCGAATACAATCCCATCGATATGGCCAGGTTCCGCAAACCCGATGAGGAGGTGACCGAACAGTTCATGAACTACCTGGAAAAAAACAGGGTGAACGTGCGGCTCAGAAGAAGCAGGGGAAAAGATATTGACGCGGCCTGCGGCCAACTGGCGAATAAATAG